In a genomic window of Myotis daubentonii chromosome X, mMyoDau2.1, whole genome shotgun sequence:
- the LOC132223878 gene encoding S-phase kinase-associated protein 1-like: MPSIKLQSSDGEIFEVDVEISKQSVTIKTMLEDLGMDDGGDDDPVALPNVNAVILKKVIQWCAHHKDDPPPPEDDENKEKRTDDIPVWDQEFFKVDQGTLFELILAANYLNIKGLLDVTCKTVANMIKGKTPEEIRKTFNIKK, encoded by the coding sequence ATGCCTTCAATTAAATTGCAGAGTTCTGATGGAGAGATATTTGAAGTTGATGTTGAAATTTCCAAACAATCTGTGACTATCAAGACCATGTTAGAAGATTTGGGAATGGATGATGGAGGCGATGATGACCCAGTTGCTCTACCAAATGTTAATGCAGTAATATTAAAAAAGGTCATTCAGTGGTGTGCCCACCACAAGGAtgaccctcctcctcctgagGATGATGAGAACAAAGAAAAGCGAACAGATGATATTCCTGTTTGGGACCAAGAATTCTTCAAAGTTGACCAAGGAACACTATTTGAACTAATTCTGGCTGCAAACTATTTAAACATCAAAGGTTTGCTTGATGTTACATGCAAGACTGTTGCCAATATGATCAAGGGGAAAACCCCTGAAGAGATTCGCAAGACcttcaatataaaaaaatga